A single window of Granulicella mallensis MP5ACTX8 DNA harbors:
- a CDS encoding putative quinol monooxygenase, which translates to MIPLALVALVATTFGFNAATRAQDAPAASGAQGQVQSTGKNSAQEGNSMEAIGLLVLLEVRPGKEADAEAFLKSAQPLALNENGTLKWYAIKLGPGKFGIFDTFANEAGRNAHLTGEIAKALGARANELFATPPQIEKVEILASTPLKK; encoded by the coding sequence ATGATTCCTCTTGCGCTGGTCGCTCTGGTGGCAACCACTTTTGGATTCAACGCGGCGACTCGCGCTCAGGATGCTCCAGCAGCTTCGGGCGCCCAGGGGCAGGTTCAATCGACCGGGAAGAACTCAGCACAGGAGGGTAACTCAATGGAAGCAATCGGATTGTTAGTCCTGCTCGAAGTACGTCCAGGCAAGGAGGCCGATGCAGAAGCATTTCTGAAATCGGCTCAGCCTCTCGCGCTCAATGAAAACGGGACTCTCAAATGGTATGCGATCAAACTTGGACCGGGAAAGTTCGGCATCTTCGACACCTTTGCCAATGAAGCCGGCCGCAATGCTCACCTGACCGGCGAGATCGCAAAGGCGCTCGGCGCGCGGGCTAACGAATTGTTCGCGACTCCTCCGCAGATCGAAAAAGTGGAGATCCTTGCAAGCACACCTTTGAAGAAGTAG
- a CDS encoding alpha/beta fold hydrolase, with product MEAHDDELTKFEASGAAPLPATDELGSIDNNGARIWYSAYGIGSPVVLLHGGLGHSGNWGYQVPALIANGYRVLVIDSRGHGRSTRDEQPYSYELMASDVLAVMNELHLDQAVLVGWSDGACTALILAANDPARVAGVFFFACNMDPTGVKQFEPTSALDRCFARHTADYKQLSATPEQFQQFVEDVSLMQRTQPNYSAQDLAKIHVPVRIVQSESDEFIRREHAEYLARTIPDASFLLLHGVSHFAPLQRPEEFNAAMLAFIDEIYSRKL from the coding sequence ATGGAAGCTCACGATGATGAACTCACGAAATTCGAGGCGAGCGGCGCCGCTCCGCTTCCGGCGACGGACGAGCTGGGTTCTATCGACAACAACGGCGCCCGGATTTGGTACAGCGCTTACGGTATCGGCTCACCTGTAGTCCTGTTGCATGGCGGCCTGGGACACAGTGGCAATTGGGGATATCAAGTTCCCGCTCTGATCGCGAACGGCTATCGTGTCCTTGTGATCGACAGCCGAGGCCACGGCCGCAGCACTCGCGATGAACAGCCATACTCCTATGAATTAATGGCCTCCGACGTTCTGGCGGTGATGAACGAATTGCATTTGGATCAGGCCGTCCTGGTGGGTTGGAGTGACGGCGCGTGCACTGCGCTAATCCTTGCGGCGAACGATCCTGCACGCGTTGCAGGGGTCTTCTTTTTCGCCTGCAACATGGACCCGACCGGTGTTAAGCAATTTGAACCCACGTCGGCACTGGACCGCTGCTTCGCGCGCCACACCGCAGACTACAAACAGCTTTCAGCGACACCGGAACAGTTCCAACAGTTTGTGGAAGATGTCAGCCTGATGCAGCGGACACAACCGAATTACTCCGCGCAGGATCTTGCGAAGATCCATGTGCCCGTCAGGATCGTGCAAAGCGAGAGCGACGAATTCATCCGACGCGAGCATGCAGAGTACCTGGCCCGCACCATTCCGGATGCGTCCTTCCTCCTTCTCCATGGAGTGAGCCACTTCGCTCCGTTGCAGCGTCCGGAGGAGTTCAATGCGGCGATGCTTGCCTTCATAGACGAAATCTATAGCCGCAAACTGTGA
- a CDS encoding cytochrome b/b6 domain-containing protein has protein sequence MNPSASLPHEPSSASTPLVQPGVLVVKRHHVLVRCSHWLNIPLLLGLILSGISIYWSSPIYQHKPDPNTGNFDVAADIGIWICAHVHGQHHYASPPDWIYNHMSLGPGMLALALRIHWLCAYLFMLNGTVYVAGLALGGGWRSLLPRRTDLFDALRMLRYYLGVPFAKLTHREWLHPHFSTKYNALQRAAYFSIPVAGFLSVATGWAIHKPMQLHWLAALFGGFDVARVWHFWLMWLFIFFVVPHVILVLADGWDTLRAMIVGWSTKVDRSEVIENES, from the coding sequence GTGAACCCTTCGGCATCCCTTCCTCATGAACCGAGTTCCGCGAGCACGCCTTTGGTACAACCAGGCGTGCTCGTGGTTAAACGGCACCATGTTCTGGTGCGCTGCAGCCACTGGTTGAATATCCCGCTCCTTCTTGGACTTATTCTGAGCGGCATTTCCATTTACTGGTCGTCGCCGATCTATCAACACAAGCCAGACCCGAATACGGGAAACTTCGACGTGGCAGCAGATATCGGAATCTGGATTTGCGCCCACGTCCACGGCCAACACCACTACGCCAGTCCGCCCGATTGGATTTACAACCATATGAGTCTCGGACCGGGCATGTTAGCGCTAGCTCTGCGCATTCATTGGCTGTGTGCTTACCTGTTCATGCTGAACGGCACAGTGTACGTTGCAGGGCTTGCGCTGGGAGGAGGATGGCGTTCCCTGCTGCCTCGCCGGACCGACCTGTTTGATGCGCTCAGGATGCTTCGATACTACCTCGGCGTTCCCTTCGCGAAACTCACACACCGCGAATGGCTGCATCCCCATTTCAGTACAAAGTACAACGCTCTCCAGCGTGCAGCGTACTTTTCTATTCCGGTCGCCGGATTTCTTTCAGTTGCTACTGGCTGGGCGATTCATAAGCCCATGCAACTCCATTGGCTGGCTGCGCTATTTGGAGGCTTTGACGTAGCGCGTGTGTGGCACTTCTGGCTCATGTGGCTCTTTATTTTCTTTGTTGTGCCACATGTAATTTTAGTTCTCGCCGACGGATGGGATACGCTGCGCGCCATGATCGTAGGTTGGTCAACCAAAGTAGATCGTTCGGAGGTGATCGAAAATGAATCATGA
- a CDS encoding GNAT family N-acetyltransferase, whose translation MALVRNAEVKDAAAIAHVHVQSWLTTYAGLVPAEYLASLNEVERIPLWQEWLQRDISVYVAEVEGVVVGFASGGPLREALGDYQAEMYAIYLLQAAQGKGIGRELVGVLAASLLAKDFTNMLVWVLEQNPAVHFYEKAGAQRLESKQIEIGGASLCEVALGWTDLKKIVDSSGTT comes from the coding sequence ATGGCTTTAGTCAGGAATGCCGAAGTAAAAGATGCGGCGGCGATAGCGCACGTGCATGTACAAAGCTGGCTTACAACCTATGCCGGACTTGTACCCGCAGAGTACCTCGCCTCTTTGAACGAGGTCGAACGCATCCCCTTATGGCAGGAATGGCTTCAGCGCGATATCTCTGTTTATGTCGCCGAGGTCGAGGGAGTCGTCGTGGGTTTCGCCAGCGGGGGGCCTCTTCGTGAGGCGTTGGGCGACTATCAGGCTGAGATGTATGCGATCTACCTGCTCCAGGCGGCGCAGGGAAAGGGGATCGGTCGAGAGCTAGTCGGCGTACTCGCCGCGTCATTGCTGGCGAAAGACTTCACCAACATGCTTGTGTGGGTGCTTGAACAAAATCCAGCGGTTCACTTCTACGAGAAGGCCGGTGCGCAACGGTTGGAGAGCAAGCAGATTGAGATTGGCGGTGCCTCGCTTTGTGAGGTCGCTCTTGGATGGACAGACCTGAAAAAGATCGTCGATTCGTCAGGCACTACCTAG
- a CDS encoding molybdopterin-dependent oxidoreductase, translating to MNHDEENGNSLEPEDIPSVGTESKQETTELPEASPEDANPSVPMSIEKPEIVEAIEQSVNAEESPSSSVESVPLTDEVVPPIAVEPVLVKTHQSFLEEQPLPVIVMAPRVLRYRTRREVLGFGIGAVAAAIGAGLLLPQATLNRMGIRRDMNFRGKEWLLNKALRIDDDVAEALYSGNRRVPTYTKSQTTPIKNNYNGGTPDPGYISGWNLTLEGLASGLIVSLDIRNLMNRFSVHEQITRLVCVEGWSAIAWWAGLKFDDLLHAYPPKSQANWARVESSVNVDAAGNSDPYFVSIDLATARHPQTLLVTHHNGQPLTLEHGAPLRLLAPVKLGLKNVKAITRITYSAEEPRDYWTSYGYASYDGI from the coding sequence ATGAATCATGATGAGGAGAACGGCAATTCATTAGAGCCGGAAGATATTCCCTCGGTGGGTACTGAATCGAAACAGGAGACGACAGAGTTACCAGAAGCTAGCCCTGAAGATGCGAACCCTTCCGTCCCCATGTCCATTGAAAAGCCCGAGATCGTTGAAGCGATCGAACAATCCGTTAATGCAGAAGAATCGCCCTCGTCATCCGTAGAATCTGTGCCGCTCACGGATGAAGTGGTTCCACCTATTGCAGTAGAACCTGTCCTCGTGAAGACGCACCAAAGTTTCCTTGAAGAGCAGCCTCTCCCTGTCATTGTGATGGCTCCCCGAGTTCTGCGCTATCGAACCCGGCGTGAAGTTTTGGGGTTTGGAATCGGCGCGGTGGCTGCGGCGATAGGCGCTGGTCTTCTCCTGCCACAAGCTACGCTCAATCGCATGGGTATACGTCGAGATATGAACTTTCGTGGGAAGGAGTGGCTACTAAACAAAGCATTGCGGATCGACGATGACGTGGCTGAAGCACTCTACTCAGGAAATCGCAGGGTACCGACCTATACAAAATCTCAAACTACCCCGATTAAGAATAACTACAACGGAGGCACTCCTGACCCTGGATATATATCGGGATGGAATCTAACTTTGGAAGGGCTCGCTTCCGGCTTGATCGTCTCTCTCGATATTCGGAATCTCATGAATCGCTTCTCGGTGCATGAGCAAATTACGCGGCTGGTTTGCGTTGAAGGCTGGAGTGCGATCGCGTGGTGGGCGGGTTTGAAGTTCGACGATCTACTTCATGCCTACCCGCCGAAATCGCAGGCAAATTGGGCTCGTGTGGAGTCATCTGTCAATGTCGACGCCGCCGGGAATTCCGATCCCTACTTTGTCTCTATCGACCTGGCGACGGCACGCCATCCGCAGACGTTGCTCGTCACACACCATAATGGTCAGCCCCTTACCCTAGAGCACGGAGCACCGCTCCGTCTCCTGGCACCTGTAAAACTCGGCTTGAAGAACGTGAAGGCCATTACCCGGATTACCTATTCGGCGGAGGAGCCAAGAGACTACTGGACTTCCTATGGATATGCCTCCTACGACGGAATCTAA
- a CDS encoding beta-N-acetylhexosaminidase — MLRSIALLAFLCHVVACSSSAAQAPFVNALVPQPRELQVSADPGLSFSQTTSVFLQAAASGPLSAATSRFIVRLQSTTGIELTTPLVPNHDAASIVIHVADASASQPTLGMDESYSLNVDSHRATIEANTIFGAYHGMETLLQLLQSNGSGWFLPPVHIVDTPRFPWRGLLLDPSRHFLPVPVLLRTLDAMAAVKMNVLHLHLTDFQGFRIESRVFPRLTADGSDGEFYTQDQMRAVVAYAAARGIRIVPEFDMPGHSMSWMAGYPQLASAPGPFHAEHSYHIFAAAMDPTRESTYEFLDRFFEEMTHIFPDQYVHIGGDETNGVAWKSNPRIAAYMKAHGYAKPSELQAEFSRRVQRILNRHGRKMIGWDEALSPDLLSGFVVQNRRGATSFAAAATQNRQTIYSQPYYLDHHSSSAEIYAAKLPTGQGMLGGEACMWGEEVNAQTIDSRVWPRTIAFAERMWSPPQVSDVEDMYRRLRIESLRLDAMGLEHLSNPQRLLRHISRSLSSPELETLAATLQPEDFIVRLQRQKPTRDTPLVGLVDAVVFDPPFEHEFDRTVDAFLHSTDDAAINQAASTLRRDFQSWVNTGPALDQLTESNPELKKVTERRHELIALGHLGLEELEARQHHEHLSAPDVAMAEQLLQRAATPDEGYVDFIVLQPLEQLLRAVR; from the coding sequence ATGCTTCGTAGCATCGCTCTTCTCGCGTTCCTCTGTCATGTTGTTGCATGCTCGAGCAGTGCGGCTCAAGCCCCCTTCGTGAACGCCCTTGTCCCACAGCCCCGTGAGCTGCAGGTGTCTGCAGATCCAGGCCTCTCTTTCTCTCAGACAACGTCGGTGTTTCTGCAAGCTGCTGCAAGCGGTCCGCTTAGTGCTGCCACATCGCGCTTCATCGTGAGACTGCAAAGCACCACAGGCATTGAGTTGACGACACCGTTGGTACCAAATCATGATGCCGCTTCCATCGTCATCCATGTTGCAGACGCCTCCGCTTCGCAACCGACCCTGGGCATGGATGAGAGCTACAGCCTCAACGTTGACAGCCATCGGGCGACGATTGAAGCGAACACAATATTCGGTGCCTATCACGGCATGGAGACCCTGCTGCAGTTGCTGCAATCGAACGGCAGCGGCTGGTTTCTGCCACCGGTTCATATCGTGGATACACCGCGCTTTCCCTGGCGCGGTCTGCTGTTGGACCCATCACGCCATTTTCTTCCGGTCCCCGTTCTGTTGCGTACTCTCGACGCAATGGCGGCGGTGAAGATGAACGTGCTGCACCTTCACCTGACAGACTTTCAGGGCTTCCGCATCGAGAGCAGAGTCTTTCCGCGATTGACTGCCGATGGTTCCGATGGTGAGTTCTATACACAGGATCAAATGCGAGCCGTCGTCGCATACGCCGCTGCGCGTGGCATACGCATCGTCCCGGAGTTCGATATGCCGGGCCACTCGATGAGCTGGATGGCAGGCTATCCCCAACTGGCCAGTGCGCCGGGACCGTTTCACGCCGAACACAGTTATCACATCTTCGCTGCTGCGATGGATCCTACACGTGAGTCGACGTACGAGTTTCTCGATAGATTCTTTGAAGAGATGACGCACATCTTTCCCGATCAGTACGTCCATATCGGAGGTGATGAGACCAACGGAGTCGCATGGAAGAGCAACCCTCGTATCGCTGCCTACATGAAGGCTCATGGCTATGCAAAGCCCAGCGAACTGCAGGCGGAGTTCAGCCGGCGAGTGCAGCGGATTCTGAACAGGCACGGAAGGAAGATGATCGGTTGGGATGAAGCTCTGTCTCCGGACCTGCTCTCCGGCTTCGTTGTGCAGAATCGCCGTGGTGCGACATCGTTCGCAGCGGCGGCCACGCAGAACAGGCAGACGATCTACTCCCAACCCTACTATCTCGATCACCACTCCAGCAGTGCGGAGATCTACGCAGCAAAGCTGCCTACCGGGCAGGGGATGCTCGGTGGTGAAGCCTGCATGTGGGGCGAAGAGGTGAATGCGCAGACGATCGACTCCCGCGTCTGGCCAAGGACAATCGCCTTTGCCGAACGGATGTGGTCACCACCACAGGTCAGCGATGTGGAGGATATGTATCGCCGCCTTCGTATCGAATCGCTGCGACTCGACGCCATGGGACTGGAGCACTTGTCCAACCCACAACGGCTCTTGCGGCACATCTCCCGATCGCTGTCTTCACCCGAGCTGGAGACTCTCGCTGCGACGCTGCAGCCGGAAGACTTCATCGTAAGGCTTCAGCGCCAGAAGCCTACCCGCGATACACCACTGGTGGGTCTCGTGGATGCAGTGGTGTTTGATCCCCCATTCGAGCATGAGTTTGACCGGACAGTGGACGCTTTCCTGCATAGCACCGATGATGCTGCAATAAATCAGGCAGCGAGTACGCTTCGCAGGGACTTCCAATCATGGGTGAATACCGGTCCTGCGCTGGATCAGCTCACGGAGTCTAACCCAGAGCTGAAGAAAGTGACTGAACGTCGCCACGAATTGATTGCGCTGGGTCATCTGGGGCTGGAAGAGTTGGAGGCACGTCAGCACCACGAACACCTGTCAGCACCGGATGTCGCGATGGCCGAGCAACTGCTTCAGCGAGCTGCAACGCCGGACGAGGGCTATGTGGATTTCATCGTTCTTCAGCCACTGGAGCAGTTGTTACGTGCTGTTCGATGA
- a CDS encoding organic hydroperoxide resistance protein produces the protein MSVNVLYTTQATAVGGRDGRATTKDGSLDVKLTIPKELGGPGGPGNNPEQLFAAGYAACFLGAMKAVSSQGGPKVPQDTAVTASVGIGPRSEGGFGLVVGLSISLPGLSSADAHALVEKAHQVCPYSNATRNNLDVKLEVI, from the coding sequence ATGTCAGTAAATGTTCTTTATACGACGCAGGCTACTGCGGTCGGCGGTCGTGACGGTCGCGCTACGACTAAGGACGGAAGTCTTGATGTAAAGCTAACGATTCCTAAAGAGCTGGGTGGTCCCGGTGGCCCAGGCAACAATCCTGAACAGTTGTTCGCAGCCGGATACGCTGCCTGCTTCCTTGGCGCCATGAAGGCTGTTTCCTCGCAAGGAGGGCCGAAGGTTCCTCAGGATACTGCTGTAACAGCTTCTGTCGGTATTGGCCCGAGATCAGAGGGTGGCTTCGGCCTTGTAGTCGGACTCTCTATATCTCTCCCCGGATTGTCCTCCGCCGACGCCCATGCCCTCGTCGAGAAAGCGCATCAGGTTTGCCCCTACTCCAACGCTACCCGGAACAATCTCGACGTAAAGCTTGAAGTGATTTAG
- a CDS encoding SDR family NAD(P)-dependent oxidoreductase, translated as MASKGTVIVTGGSQGIGAAVVQSFLDRGYSVVATSRKITQAGLNPSPNLALVDGDIGQAATAQKVVDTAVQKFGSIDALVNNAGIFFAKPFTDYTADDFHALVATNLEGYIYITQLAVKQMLVQKSGGSVVAITSSLVENPNSSLPVSVPMITKGGLEAITRNLASEYSKEHIRFNAVAPGSVDTPLHKDNPKDFLKTLSPMGTIATSEEIANAVIYLTESRQITGEVLHVDGGAHNGKW; from the coding sequence ATGGCAAGCAAAGGAACAGTGATCGTAACGGGTGGCTCACAGGGTATCGGAGCTGCCGTGGTCCAATCTTTTTTGGATCGTGGATATTCCGTCGTCGCAACTTCGCGAAAGATTACCCAGGCTGGACTAAACCCATCTCCGAACCTAGCACTGGTAGATGGAGACATCGGCCAGGCTGCTACGGCTCAAAAAGTAGTCGACACCGCGGTTCAGAAGTTTGGCTCGATTGATGCCCTCGTCAACAACGCCGGCATCTTCTTCGCAAAGCCTTTCACCGATTACACCGCCGACGATTTCCATGCTCTCGTCGCGACGAATCTCGAAGGCTACATCTACATCACACAGCTCGCGGTCAAGCAGATGCTCGTCCAGAAGTCAGGTGGAAGCGTCGTGGCCATCACGTCATCGCTGGTTGAAAATCCCAACAGCAGTTTGCCGGTATCCGTGCCGATGATCACGAAGGGCGGTCTCGAGGCCATCACACGCAACCTGGCCTCGGAGTATTCGAAGGAGCACATCCGCTTCAATGCGGTCGCGCCCGGTAGCGTCGACACGCCTCTTCACAAAGACAATCCGAAGGATTTCCTGAAGACCTTGTCGCCGATGGGTACAATCGCCACTTCGGAGGAGATCGCAAACGCAGTGATCTATCTCACCGAATCGCGTCAGATCACTGGGGAGGTGCTGCACGTGGACGGCGGTGCGCACAACGGCAAATGGTAA
- a CDS encoding putative quinol monooxygenase: protein MITVGLFVRLEAKPGKEEELAAFLMQGLKLANRETTTPVWFAFRLDGGSFAIFDAFADETGRQAHLNGPIAKALMEYAPDLLAEPPTIQQLDVMGAKLS, encoded by the coding sequence ATGATTACAGTTGGCCTTTTTGTCCGCTTGGAAGCAAAACCGGGCAAAGAAGAGGAGCTCGCTGCGTTCTTGATGCAGGGGCTCAAGCTTGCGAACCGGGAGACAACGACTCCCGTGTGGTTTGCGTTTCGACTCGATGGCGGAAGCTTTGCCATCTTCGATGCTTTCGCAGATGAAACTGGACGGCAAGCTCATCTCAATGGACCTATTGCCAAGGCGCTCATGGAGTACGCGCCTGACCTACTTGCAGAGCCCCCGACAATTCAGCAGTTAGACGTAATGGGTGCCAAGCTCTCCTAG
- a CDS encoding GlxA family transcriptional regulator produces the protein MRVYVLALDGVFDLGLAAILDGLQTANELIEMTGLVVPRFEVKIVGMRKTVRTAHGLKVPIQPVGRQAPECVIIPAIACKTPDTLKAALGRPDIRDAAKAFRKWANDGVTLSAACAGTFVLAESGLLDQQRATTTWWLAPMFRERYPQVLLDESDMVVKSGNVVTAGAALGHMDLALWLIRGVSPELASLTARYLIVDSRPSQTAYALTDHLVHSDPVVQLFELWARARLRRGFSLNCAAKAVGASKRTLTRRLQSVLGKSPMSYFQSLRVERAVHLLKTSNASVEDVAAEVGYKDGGTLRLLLRRRLNLGVKEIRKTF, from the coding sequence ATGCGTGTTTATGTGCTTGCACTCGATGGCGTCTTCGATCTGGGGCTGGCGGCCATCCTTGATGGATTACAAACCGCGAATGAATTGATTGAGATGACGGGACTCGTTGTTCCACGGTTCGAAGTCAAGATCGTTGGCATGCGAAAGACGGTTCGAACCGCACACGGACTGAAGGTTCCGATTCAGCCAGTTGGAAGACAAGCGCCTGAATGCGTGATCATCCCGGCAATCGCCTGCAAGACACCCGATACTCTGAAGGCAGCTCTAGGCAGGCCTGACATCCGAGATGCTGCGAAGGCATTTCGAAAGTGGGCCAACGACGGGGTAACTCTGAGCGCTGCCTGTGCTGGAACCTTTGTGCTGGCTGAGTCGGGTCTGCTCGACCAGCAGCGCGCAACTACCACCTGGTGGCTGGCACCCATGTTTCGTGAACGATACCCCCAGGTATTGCTGGATGAATCGGACATGGTGGTCAAGTCAGGAAACGTTGTAACCGCCGGAGCTGCTCTTGGCCATATGGATCTGGCCTTATGGCTGATACGGGGTGTCAGCCCCGAGCTTGCCTCGCTCACAGCGAGATATCTCATCGTCGATTCCAGACCTTCTCAGACTGCTTATGCTCTTACGGATCACCTGGTGCACTCCGACCCGGTGGTACAACTCTTCGAACTCTGGGCGCGTGCCAGGCTCAGACGTGGGTTTTCCCTCAACTGTGCTGCGAAAGCCGTAGGTGCAAGCAAAAGGACGCTTACCCGGCGGCTGCAAAGTGTCTTAGGAAAATCTCCGATGTCGTACTTCCAAAGTCTGCGCGTTGAACGCGCGGTGCATCTCTTGAAGACCAGCAACGCAAGTGTCGAAGATGTCGCCGCGGAAGTTGGGTACAAGGACGGTGGAACGTTGCGGCTCCTTCTGCGACGGCGGCTCAATCTCGGAGTGAAGGAGATCCGAAAAACTTTCTGA
- a CDS encoding nuclear transport factor 2 family protein, giving the protein MSREQKVAAVEAYLDCFLTKDLSKVPFAEDVIFEGPRMPKLTGRPTVFGFLTHILPMVKGIQLKQHIVEGDYVATVFDMETVNGVDHVCDRIHIVDGQIKAIQAFYYPDEIRAGQAS; this is encoded by the coding sequence ATGTCGAGAGAACAGAAGGTCGCTGCGGTTGAAGCTTATTTGGATTGTTTTTTAACAAAAGACTTGTCAAAGGTGCCCTTTGCCGAAGACGTAATATTTGAAGGCCCTCGCATGCCAAAGTTGACGGGGCGGCCAACGGTATTTGGATTTCTCACCCATATTCTCCCTATGGTTAAGGGTATTCAGTTAAAGCAGCATATCGTCGAAGGAGATTATGTTGCGACCGTCTTTGATATGGAGACAGTCAACGGAGTGGATCACGTTTGCGACCGAATTCACATCGTAGACGGACAGATTAAGGCGATACAGGCGTTCTATTACCCAGACGAGATACGAGCGGGACAAGCTAGCTAG
- a CDS encoding RidA family protein produces MVSLGSPQPASAERRLLDLGIVLPKAPHPLGAYVESVQSGRLLFLSGMLPVKNGKLQFVGRLGKELDESAGRDALRTSTLNALSAAKAHVGSLDRVTRVVSVKVYIATDGDFYNQPIVADAASEILRDVFGEDKMSVRSVLGVAALPLGAPVMLEVTFEVE; encoded by the coding sequence ATGGTAAGCCTAGGCAGTCCGCAACCGGCCAGCGCGGAGCGCCGGTTGCTGGACCTTGGAATTGTGCTCCCGAAGGCTCCCCACCCGCTTGGTGCCTACGTCGAGTCAGTCCAGTCTGGCCGTCTCCTCTTCCTCAGTGGAATGTTGCCGGTCAAGAATGGCAAGCTTCAATTCGTTGGACGGCTTGGTAAAGAGCTCGACGAATCTGCTGGCCGGGATGCATTGCGAACTTCAACCCTGAATGCTCTTTCTGCAGCGAAGGCGCACGTAGGGTCGCTGGACCGTGTGACGAGGGTTGTCAGCGTGAAGGTCTACATCGCAACAGATGGAGACTTTTACAACCAGCCTATCGTTGCGGACGCAGCATCGGAGATTCTCCGCGATGTATTTGGAGAAGACAAGATGTCCGTGCGGTCCGTATTAGGAGTGGCCGCCTTGCCTCTCGGTGCGCCGGTCATGCTTGAGGTAACGTTCGAGGTCGAGTAA
- a CDS encoding LysR family transcriptional regulator yields the protein MDADDLRIVEAVARIGSMNRAAAELNMVQSNVTARIRLLEEELGVQLFVRHSRGVEPSAAGLRLLSYGEQIHSLFQQAITAVKEDGTPKGKLSIGMMETTAGLRLPALVAQYAQEYPRVELAIMTGTTSSLIQQVADNELDGAFVAGPIHHQELSEEPLFFEDLVLVSSLSIRNFDDLAKIENLKAIVFRQGCSYRQRLSSILDGLDIRHVVMEFSSLDAIITCITAGVGITLLPKTLAERLWIDQSVTMHELPADQTRVETVFVRRHDRYPTSALNAFLKMTREISDVAILDRQLHAIG from the coding sequence ATGGATGCAGATGATTTGAGGATTGTGGAAGCCGTGGCAAGAATCGGCAGCATGAACCGGGCGGCTGCCGAACTGAACATGGTGCAATCAAATGTCACCGCCCGAATTCGTCTCCTGGAGGAAGAGCTCGGCGTTCAACTATTCGTCAGGCACAGCCGCGGTGTGGAACCGAGTGCAGCTGGCCTGCGCCTCCTTTCTTACGGGGAGCAAATACATTCTCTGTTCCAGCAAGCCATCACAGCAGTCAAAGAAGATGGAACTCCAAAGGGCAAACTGAGTATCGGAATGATGGAGACCACTGCCGGACTGCGGCTGCCCGCACTCGTAGCCCAATACGCGCAGGAATATCCGAGGGTCGAGTTGGCCATCATGACAGGTACTACGTCGTCTCTGATCCAGCAGGTGGCGGATAACGAATTGGATGGTGCTTTTGTGGCCGGGCCTATTCATCATCAAGAACTGAGCGAGGAACCACTCTTTTTCGAAGACCTTGTCCTCGTAAGTTCTTTATCCATAAGGAACTTCGATGACCTCGCCAAAATTGAAAATCTCAAAGCCATTGTGTTTCGACAGGGTTGTTCTTACCGTCAGAGGCTCAGCTCTATCCTCGATGGGCTGGATATTCGTCATGTGGTGATGGAATTTTCCTCTCTCGATGCAATCATTACCTGCATCACTGCAGGCGTTGGGATAACGCTGCTACCGAAGACGCTGGCGGAGAGACTTTGGATCGATCAGTCCGTCACGATGCATGAGCTCCCAGCGGATCAGACGCGAGTAGAGACTGTATTTGTGAGACGACATGATCGTTATCCGACAAGCGCACTCAACGCCTTCCTGAAGATGACCCGCGAGATCTCGGATGTTGCGATCCTCGATCGACAATTGCACGCTATCGGCTAA